One Aphidius gifuensis isolate YNYX2018 linkage group LG3, ASM1490517v1, whole genome shotgun sequence DNA window includes the following coding sequences:
- the LOC122851111 gene encoding uncharacterized protein LOC122851111, producing the protein MIRSIHLFRNKKIKGSVENLLKMSTNRISIEKVQQTSDVGAKDQLAKRAKSTILLPIPDKIRIEEVCVQGKEANALDWCDITKFKCESSIESSYDDHLLTQSDYEKILLRYGNSIKELSLSDNCDSSIMPFIGDHCKNLTSLECEFNVDSLNNNANHFVQAFTQLNKLKCIKIKVTDKYSRKTMNLFEIINSLPEEINEIHILAEYWFGPVFWTFEKFKNLQKLNLPGICLDKLILQEIAEITTLVHLNIELSYKHIGFPLFNKLVNLEYIKTWIRSEFEDQIDMERVLSTKVLNTIFDKCKNLKHLDIPCQHYDFAEIPLRKWKNFENLEYLTLRCDEIPVGLANTIVKYCKNLKHLWITQEYHFISAKVVKKLTKLENLESLVIDRKRFELSEKSIIIIANNCKKLKRLEFRYNGYIIPTGVDDDLSSPSVLKELSKLQYLEHLNFEGLNNVDDSTIIAIANNCKNLKSLNIQYCHDITETALDALEKKLPLSP; encoded by the exons ATGATTAGatcaatacatttatttagaaataaaaaaatcaaaggatCAGTTGAG aATTTACTTAAAATGAGTACCAATAGAATATCTATTGAGAAAGTCCAACAAACCTCTGATGTTGGTGCCAAGGATCAACTAGCAAAAAGAGCAAAAAGCACCATCCTGTTGCCAATACCAGATAAGATAAGAATAGAAGAAg tttgTGTCCAAGGGAAAGAGGCAAATGCCCTAGATTGGTGTgacattacaaaatttaaatgtgaatcatcaattgaaaGTTCTTATGATGACCatttgttgacacaatcagactatgaaaaaatattattgagatACGGTAATTCTATAAAGGAATTGTCTCTCTCAGATAATTGTGATTCAAGTATTATGCCATTTATTGGtgatcattgtaaaaatttaacaagtcttgaatGTGAATTTAACGttgattcattaaataataatgctaaTCACTTTGTACAAGCATTTACacagttgaataaattaaaatgcattaaaataaaagtgacAGATAAATACAGTCGAAAAACAATGAatctatttgaaataataaatagtcttccagaagaaattaatgaaattcatatacTTGCTGAATATTGGTTCGGGCCAGTTTTTTGG acttttgaaaaatttaaaaatcttcaaaaactaaatttacCTGGCATTTGTTTAGACAAGCTAATTCTTCAAGAAATAGCAGAAATAACAACACTTGTTCATCTTAACATTGAATTATCTTATAAACACATAGGGTTTCCTCTATTTAATAAACTCGTtaatttggaatatattaaaacatgGATTAGAAGTGAATTTGAGGATCAAATAGATATGGAGAGAGTACTCTCTACAAAAGTACTCAACactatttttgataaatgcaaaaatctaaaacatcttgatattccaTGTCAGCATTATGATTTTGCTGAAATTCCTTTGCGTAAATggaaaaactttgaaaatttagaatatctaACTTTACGTTGTGATGAAATTCCGGTTGGCTtagcaaatacaattgttaaatattgcaagaatttaaaacaCTTGTGGATCACACAAGAGTACCATTTCATAAGTGCAAaggttgtaaaaaaattaacaaagttGGAAAATCTTGAAAGTTTAGTGATAGATCGTAAACGCTTTGAACTCAGTGagaaatcaataattataattgcaaacaattgtaaaaaacttaaacgtttagaaTTTAGATATAATGGCTATATAATACCAACAGGTGTTGATGATGACCTTTCTTCTCCATCTGTTTTAAAggagttatcaaaattacaatatcttgaacatctaAACTTTGAAGGATTAAACAATGTTGACGATAGTACAATTATTGCTAtcgctaataattgtaaaaacctaaaaagtttaaatatccAATATTGCCATGATATTACAGAAACAGCTCTTGATGCTTtagaaaa gAAATTACCCCTTTCGCCATAA